From a region of the Chroicocephalus ridibundus chromosome 8, bChrRid1.1, whole genome shotgun sequence genome:
- the METTL22 gene encoding methyltransferase-like protein 22 encodes MPVNRRVSNHFVTALHRGLFGYCRCSCHQHIMVDVTEKEMDNCTFKSDTVLSDVHLHCPNKRHLMVRLNAVGQPVFLSYFKILWNTEDLPSEKHVTEAVTEREHQYRSGDELCDQDRNNLKKERELNSEGVEALLDDDGDLDVVRRPRRASDLEAEDLSRDKVYPVILMKGKDNAFEDEEQECACSDVVKIEHTMATPLEDVGKQVWRAAFLLADYILFKRDTFRCCSVLELGGGTGITSIIMGTVAKRVYCTDVGEDLLAMCEQNVALNKHLMEPGRGEVKVKELDWLKDEFCTDPEAPYSWSEEEIADLHDHCTVIMAADVFYDDDLTDALFRTLYRITHNLGHSCTVYLALEKRLNFTLRHMDVTCEAYSHFRNTINDLENLQDRKMKYTVEPIKLDFCQFLVYERIEQLELWKIIAEQLT; translated from the exons ATGCCTGTTAATAGAAGAGTATCAAATCACTTTGTGACAGCACTTCACAGGGGACTGTTTGGGTACTGTAGATGTTCCTGTCACCAGCACATCATGGTAGATGTAACAGAGAAGGAGATGGATAACTGCACATTTAAAAGTGACACTGTACTTTCTGATGTTCACTTACACTGTCCAAACAAAAGACATCTTATGGTACGATTGAATGCAGTTGGACAACCAG TATTTCTGTCGTATTTCAAAATCCTTTGGAACACAGAAGATTTGCCATCTGAGAAACATGTGACAGAAGCTGTAACAGAGAGAGAACACCAGTACAGAAGTGGAGATGAACTGTGTGACCAGGACAGGAAtaacctaaaaaaagaaagagaattaaataGTGAAGGAGTAGAAGCCCTGCTAGATGACGACGGAGACTTGGACGTGGTCAGAAGACCTCGAAGAGCTTCTGATTTAGAAGCGGAGGATCTTTCGAGGGATAAAGTGTATCCTGTAATTTTGATGAAAGGGAAAGACAATGCTTTTGAAGATGAAGAACAAGAATGCGCTTGCAGTGATGTTGTTAAAATAG AACATACTATGGCCACCCCCTTAGAAGACGTTGGTAAACAG GTCTGGCGTGCAGCCTTTCTTCTTGCTGACTACATTCTGTTCAAACGGGACACGTTCAGGTGTTGCTCAGTGCTAGAGCTTGGAGGTGGCACTGGAATTACAAGCATTATCATGGGAACAGTTGCCAAGAGAGTTTATTGCACAG ATGTTGGTGAAGATCTTCTGGCCATGTGTGAGCAAAATGTTGCATTAAACAAACACCTGATGGAGCCGGGAA GAGGGGAAGTTAAAGTAAAAGAGCTGGACTGGCTGAAAGATGAATTCTGCACTG ATCCTGAAGCTCCTTATAGCTGGTCTGAAGAAGAGATTGCTGATTTGCATGACCACTGTACTGTGATAATGGCAGCTGATG tgttctATGACGATGACCTGACAGATGCCTTGTTCAGAACGCTGTATAGAATAACACACAACTTGGGACATTCTTGCACAGTTTACCTAGCATTAGAAAAGAG GCTGAACTTCACTTTAAGACATATGGATGTTACATGTGAAGCCTACAGTCATTTTAGAAATACTATAAATGATTTGGAGAACCTCCAagatagaaaaatgaaatatactGTGGAGCCCATTAAGCTTGATTTCTGTCAGTTTCTCGTTTATGAACGAATTGAGCAGTTG GAATTGTGGAAGATCATTGCTGAACAGCTAACGTGA